Proteins from one Staphylococcus sp. IVB6214 genomic window:
- a CDS encoding ABC transporter ATP-binding protein yields the protein MGNREKLVEVQNLKQYFNVGKPNEVRAIDDISFDIYKGETFGLVGESGSGKSTTGKAIIKLNDVTDGKVLYEGVNIQEIKNRKELLKFNKKIQMIFQDPYASLNPRLKVMDIVAEGIDIHGLASDRRDRKKRVYDLLETVGLRKSHANRYPHEFSGGQRQRIGIARALAVEPEFIIADEPISALDVSIQAQVVNLMQKLKRERNITFLFIAHDLSMVKYISDRIAVMHLGRIVEIGTADHIYNNPVHPYTQSLLSAVPQPDPETERTRKRIAYQHDPSQNDARTLREVAPDHFVFATEEELEKFQADYQKERV from the coding sequence CTTGAAACAATACTTTAATGTAGGCAAGCCAAATGAAGTGCGTGCAATTGACGATATTTCATTTGATATTTATAAAGGGGAAACATTTGGACTTGTTGGCGAATCAGGTTCTGGGAAATCTACAACAGGAAAAGCAATCATTAAATTAAATGATGTCACAGATGGCAAGGTGCTATACGAAGGGGTTAATATACAAGAAATTAAAAATCGTAAAGAGTTATTGAAGTTTAATAAAAAAATTCAAATGATTTTCCAAGATCCGTACGCATCATTGAATCCTCGATTAAAGGTCATGGATATTGTTGCGGAAGGAATCGATATACATGGACTTGCATCGGATCGTCGAGATCGAAAAAAACGTGTGTATGACTTATTAGAAACGGTGGGATTGCGAAAAAGTCACGCCAATCGTTACCCACATGAATTCTCGGGTGGTCAGCGTCAGCGTATCGGTATTGCGCGTGCGCTTGCTGTTGAACCAGAGTTTATCATTGCGGACGAACCGATTTCTGCGCTAGACGTATCGATTCAAGCACAAGTTGTCAATTTGATGCAGAAGTTAAAACGTGAACGCAATATTACATTTTTATTTATCGCGCATGACCTATCAATGGTGAAGTACATATCAGATCGTATTGCGGTGATGCACCTTGGTCGTATTGTTGAGATTGGTACAGCAGATCATATCTACAACAATCCAGTGCATCCATATACACAATCATTGTTATCAGCCGTACCACAGCCTGATCCAGAAACAGAACGAACACGAAAGCGTATTGCTTATCAACATGATCCAAGCCAAAATGATGCGCGTACCTTGCGTGAAGTGGCACCTGATCACTTTGTATTTGCGACAGAAGAAGAACTCGAAAAGTTTCAGGCAGATTATCAAAAAGAACGTGTATAA